In the genome of Dermacentor variabilis isolate Ectoservices chromosome 5, ASM5094787v1, whole genome shotgun sequence, one region contains:
- the LOC142582870 gene encoding transmembrane protein 145-like, producing the protein MIIGAIVPKVIAPLLFLATTSHSKIVRGVLKTSENWAFLTRFCFLSLQGHFIYEFQYPVEYGPQNLLLYYDEKDQWPAVYKKPKSCSQKEAVLNAANGQIVNLTDYFEWSKCDIVESVYRCRDKRRFKSARERWWFIAISNCNASKGLYLEYTLELYNDDSNFWYKHFSADEFHILHTDIGAFFVYIILFVASCYGACVLFSRSYLHTTYKMFMVSVLCQLLSLLCLVTYYAMYADDGIGIPQLKLLGRMLSSSSTLVFLLLLILVAKGYTVTRGRLKASTSAKIGTFMTLYVVVYTALFIYERQYFDPGEVLYLYESPAGYGIVALRLVGWGWFVYATVFTLLHYPEKTAFYTRLFLLYTVWLLSAPVIILIAAFVVPKWMREKVINFVELMVIFFAHIVFLILTRPSKANKNFPFHVRTTQVDVVQHPTIGVISENYIDRFPHHAYAPTESVVAAPAAGTVTAVAAIDYATLFGGATRHEHENNNWQQLKNYPNQLSVTHMLDHLNGHAGESMPSPTHVSHRTEEDSEESPAAPGENTDLPEAAPGVREHLI; encoded by the exons ATGATCATCGGTGCTATTGTGCCAAAGGTAATCGCCCCGCTTCTGTTTCTTGCAACGACGAGCCACAGCAAAATTGTCCGAGGGGTACTCAAGACTTCGGAG AACTGGGCATTTCTGACGAGATTCTGCTTTTTGTCACTACAAGGCCATTTCATTTACGAATTCCAGTACCCAGTG GAATACGGCCCGCAGAACCTGCTCTTGTACTATGACGAGAAGGACCAGTGGCCGGCAGTTTATAAAAAACCAAAG AGTTGTTCACAAAAGGAGGCCGTGCTCAATGCGGCCAACGGCCAGATAGTGAACTTGACAGACTACTTCGAATGGTCAAAGTGCGACATCGTCGAGAGCGTCTACCGCTGCAGAGACAAGAGGCGCTTCAAGTCGGCCAGGGAGAGATGGTGGTTCATTGCGATCAGCAATTGCAACGCGAGCAAG GGGCTCTACCTGGAGTACACACTGGAATTGTACAATGACGACTCAAACTTTTGGTACAAGCATTTCTCGGCGGACGAATTTC ACATACTTCACACGGACATTGGTGCATTCTTTGTCTATATTATTCTCTTCGTTGCAAGCTGCTACGGGGCAT GTGTACTATTTTCCCGTAGCTACCTGCACACAACGTACAAGATGTTCATGGTGTCCGTACTCTGCCAATTGCTAAGCCTTCTGTGCTTGGTCACGTACTACGCCATGTATGCCGATGACGGAATCGGCATTCCTCAACTGAAGCTTCTTG GCAGGATGCTGTCGTCAAGCAGCACACTTGTGTTCCTCTTGCTGCTTATTCTGGTGGCAAAAGGCTACACGGTAACTCGAGGCAGACTGAAAGCCAGTACGTCAGCCAAAATCGGGACTTTCATGACACTATACGTGGTCGTGTACACGGCACTCTTCATCTATGAACGTCAG TACTTCGACCCCGGAGAAGTGCTGTACCTGTACGAGAGCCCAGCCGGCTACGGTATCGTGGCGCTGCGCCTTGTCGGTTGGGGCTGGTTCGTGTACGCCACTGTGTTCACGCTGCTTCATTACCCGGAGAAGACGGCCTTCTACACGCGGCTGTTTCTCCTCTACACGGTCTG GTTGCTCTCGGCACCCGTCATCATTTTGATTGCAGCCTTTGTGGTGCCAAAGTGGATGCGAGAGAAGGTCATCAATTTCGTCGAGCTCATGGTCATCTTCTTTGCCCACATCGTCTTTCTC ATCTTGACAAGACCGTCCAAAGCCAACAAGAATTTCCCTTTCCACGTGAGGACAACGCAG GTGGACGTTGTACAGCATCCAACCATCGGTGTCATCTCTGAGAACTACATCGACCGGTTCCCGCACCACGCGTACGCGCCCACAGAGTCCGTGGTCGCTGCGCCAGCAGCTGGCACAGTCACCGCAGTGGCAGCGATCGACTATGCGACACTCTTCGGCGGCGCAACTAGACACGAGCACGAGAACAACAACTGGCAGCAACTG aAAAATTATCCAAATCAACTCAGTGTGACACATATGCTCGATCACTTGAACGGACACGCAGGAGAAAGCATG CCTTCACCGACACATGTTTCACATCGCACAGAAGAGGATTCCGAAGAATCGCCAGCGGCACCGGGCGAGAACACCGACCTCCCAGAGGCAGCTCCGGGCGTGCGCGAGCATTTAATATAA
- the LOC142581916 gene encoding neprilysin-1-like: MQRTWNESSLRRSLPRRSRRRSRRLCSSAEVAFDSSGPESVTRYVLFVLFAAATVIVVVAPGALLLRTRPCRNLSGCYSLQRDLLASIDNRVPPCDDFYWHVCGGWDRQYATTRGQTASWYEEVFMDVFLWKIMQRIVPKTPVKTLDKAASMLLHCVKDSGNHGGEALRHFLQEVGLSWPHRSPATREQLLDSLVVLSLDIGMPTLLKFVVGRHLSRPTENSLYMSLDRRYELWSQDIDRLHGRGALSRFLRRGAEVIGGLGGSYSTMIEDVLTTHEDLWSFVQARAHLSIPVSANVVPVMQQSSKFVSLTSWPQALLHLFSRKDPNERKCALYFRRRIDVYETTHIKKQCNANESDSHD; the protein is encoded by the exons ATGCAGCGGACCTGGAACGAGAGTTCCCTGCGGCGGTCACTGCCACGTCGGAGCCGACGGAGGTCAAGACGCCTGTGCAGTTCCGCGGAAGTGGCCTTCGACTCGTCGGGCCCCGAGTCCGTTACACGCTACGTACTGTTCGTGCTGTTCGCGGCTGCGACGGTGATCGTAGTCGTGGCGCCCGGCGCGCTGCTGCTGCGCACTCGTCCGTGTCGCAACCTGAGCGGATGCTACTCGCTACAGCGGGACCTCCTCGCGTCGATCGACAACCGCGTGCCTCCGTGCGACGACTTCTACTG GCACGTCTGCGGCGGCTGGGACAGACAGTATGCGACAACGCGTGGCCAGACGGCGTCCTGGTACGAGGAAGTCTTCAtggatgtgttcttgtggaaaaTCATGCAGCGCATCGTCCCGAAGACTCCAGTGAAGACGTTGGATAAGGCGGCCTCAATGCTGCTCCATTGCGTGAAAGAT TCTGGGAACCACGGTGGCGAGGCGCTCAGACACTTCCTCCAAGAAGTCGGGCTGTCGTGGCCGCACAGGAGTCCGGCCACCCGTGAGCAGCTGTTGGACTCGCTGGTGGTGCTCTCGCTCGACATTGGCATGCCGACGCTGTTGAAGTTCGTCGTGGGTCGCCACCTATCCCGACCAACGGAAAACTCGCTGTACATGTCGCTGGACCGGCGGTACGAACTGTGGTCTCAAGACATCGACCGGCTTCACGGCAGAGGCGCGCTCAGCCGCTTTCTGCGCCGAGGGGCCGAGGTCATCGGCGGCTTGGGTGGCTCCTACAGCACCATGATCGAGGACGTGCTGACGACGCACGAGGACCTGTGGTCATTTGTACAGGCACGCGCTCATCTCAGTATCCCTGTTTCTGCGAACGTAGTCCCCGTGATGCAGCAGTCCTCGAAATTCGTCTCACTAACATCTTggccacaagcactgctccatcTCTTTAGTCGGAAAGATCCAAATGAGCGTAAATGCGCTCTATATTTTAGACGTAGAATTGATGTTTATGAAACTACACATATAAAAAAACAATGTAATGCTAACGAAAGTGACAGTCATGATTAG